A stretch of Paenibacillus sp. URB8-2 DNA encodes these proteins:
- a CDS encoding bifunctional folylpolyglutamate synthase/dihydrofolate synthase gives MEEMNGAGSAAPLQCYTAAVDWINGLIPFGIRPGLERIEQMMERLGQPHRRLKFIHVAGTNGKGSTCAFLTSVLRQSGYSVGTFTSPYITKFTNRFQFNGEDIPEETLTAIANRLHPLVEEIANTELGSPTMFEVATALAILYYAEECCPDVVVWETGLGGRMDVTNIVTPIVSVITNVGYDHTDVLGDTLEKIAYEKAGIIKPGVPVVSCVSQPEAISVLKDKASSCKATLYLAGDQFAYESKGIEEGVQTFTFRGPFRSLDIGIAMKGEHQVANAAGAMMALEVLRQYMAFILEDEDVLSGFRHTFWAGRLEEIPGTPRIVLDGAHNPEGAQSLASSLPKYYHYRKLNLLMGMLSNKHHESYFKHILPIVDTLILTEPDFRKKMDAEHLQLIAESLRENYAKDHLQIIVEHDWGKALQLLKSMTEEDDLAVVSGTLYLIADVRSALLRQPDSEKGW, from the coding sequence ATGGAAGAGATGAACGGGGCCGGCTCAGCCGCCCCTTTACAGTGCTATACTGCTGCGGTGGATTGGATCAACGGCCTCATTCCTTTCGGCATCCGTCCGGGCCTTGAACGGATCGAACAGATGATGGAAAGACTGGGGCAGCCGCACCGCCGGCTGAAATTCATTCATGTTGCGGGAACGAACGGCAAGGGATCAACCTGCGCTTTCCTGACGTCGGTGCTAAGACAAAGCGGATATTCCGTCGGAACGTTTACTTCCCCCTATATTACGAAGTTCACGAACCGGTTTCAGTTTAACGGCGAGGACATTCCCGAAGAGACGCTGACGGCGATTGCGAACCGCCTGCATCCGCTGGTTGAAGAAATTGCGAATACCGAGCTGGGTTCTCCTACGATGTTTGAGGTAGCAACCGCGCTTGCGATTTTATATTATGCGGAAGAATGCTGCCCTGACGTTGTCGTATGGGAAACGGGCCTGGGGGGAAGGATGGATGTAACGAACATCGTTACCCCGATCGTGTCGGTCATAACGAACGTTGGCTACGATCATACGGATGTTCTTGGAGATACGCTTGAGAAAATCGCCTACGAGAAGGCGGGCATTATCAAGCCCGGCGTTCCTGTCGTCAGCTGCGTCTCCCAGCCCGAAGCGATCTCCGTGCTTAAGGATAAGGCTTCGTCCTGCAAGGCGACCCTGTATCTCGCCGGGGATCAATTTGCCTATGAGAGCAAAGGGATCGAAGAGGGTGTGCAGACCTTTACCTTCAGAGGTCCTTTCCGCTCGCTGGATATCGGCATTGCCATGAAGGGGGAGCATCAGGTGGCCAACGCCGCTGGCGCCATGATGGCGCTGGAGGTGCTGCGCCAGTACATGGCGTTCATTCTCGAGGACGAGGATGTGCTCTCCGGCTTTCGCCATACGTTCTGGGCCGGAAGGCTGGAAGAAATTCCGGGCACCCCGCGGATTGTTCTTGACGGCGCGCATAACCCCGAGGGGGCGCAGAGCCTGGCGTCAAGCCTGCCGAAGTACTATCACTACCGAAAATTAAATTTACTGATGGGTATGCTGTCAAACAAGCATCATGAGTCGTACTTCAAGCATATACTTCCTATAGTGGATACGCTTATCCTGACCGAACCGGATTTCCGGAAGAAAATGGACGCGGAACACCTTCAGCTCATCGCGGAGAGTCTGCGGGAGAACTATGCCAAGGATCATTTGCAAATCATTGTGGAGCATGATTGGGGCAAAGCGCTCCAGCTTCTGAAGTCGATGACGGAAGAAGACGATTTGGCGGTCGTGTCCGGTACGCTTTATTTGATCGCTGATGTACGGAGCGCGCTTTTGCGGCAACCCGATTCTGAAAAAGGCTGGTGA
- a CDS encoding valine--tRNA ligase — protein MPTTYDPKAAEQKWYPYWMEGGFFRAGLRPDAKPYTIVIPPPNVTGMLHIGHALDFTLQDILIRTKRMQGYDTLWLPGTDHAGIATQTKVEQKLRAQNVSRYDLGREKFLEQVWEWKDQYAATIHEQWSKMGLSLDYTRERFTLDEGLSKAVREVFVKLYEKGLIYRGKRIINWDPAARTALSDIEVEYKEVNGHLYHLRYPLKDGSGSITVATTRPETMLGDTAVAVHPEDERYKDMIGKTLILPIIGREIPVIADEYVEKEFGSGAVKITPAHDPNDFEVGQRHNLPQIVVMDESGTMNAEAGPYQGQDRSECRKNITADLKEQGVLISIEDHVHQVGHSERSGAVVEPYLSTQWFVAMQPLAEAAIQAQKDGSGVNFVPDRFEKIYLHWIENVRDWCISRQLWWGHRIPAWYSESTGEMVVARDEEEARRISGLDDLKQDEDVLDTWFSSGLWPFSTLGWPDDSADLKRYYPTDVLVTGYDIIYFWVARMIFTALEFTGEKPFSDVLIHGLVRDSEGRKMSKSLGNGVDPLEVIEKYGADAMRYMISTGSTPGQDLRFRWEKVEQARNFANKIWNASRFALMNLEGVSFGDIDISGKLGTADRWILHRLNETSRDISRLINAYDFGETGRLLYNFIWDDLCDWYIEFAKLSLYGSDAAAKRSTQSVLAYVLDRTMRLIHPFMPYISEEIWQHLPHEGETITLAAWPEYDAALENPDAVAEMNLLMDMIRAVRNIRAEVNVPMSKKVELIVKAGSEETLAIIERNNAYISRFANTSSFEAGLNPDAPEKVMSAVVTGAELLLPLSGLIDIEQEIARLEKEVQTLNSEVERVEKKLGNPGFVAKAPAKVIEEERAKQADYSAKREKVLARIAELRG, from the coding sequence ATGCCGACCACGTATGATCCCAAGGCTGCGGAGCAGAAGTGGTATCCTTACTGGATGGAGGGAGGCTTCTTCCGCGCAGGACTGCGTCCGGACGCGAAGCCTTATACGATTGTCATTCCGCCGCCGAACGTGACGGGGATGCTGCATATCGGGCATGCGCTCGATTTTACGCTGCAGGATATTCTCATCCGCACGAAGCGGATGCAAGGTTACGATACGCTGTGGCTGCCGGGTACGGACCATGCGGGCATCGCGACTCAGACGAAGGTCGAGCAGAAGCTGCGCGCCCAGAACGTATCCCGCTACGATCTCGGCCGCGAGAAATTTCTCGAACAGGTATGGGAGTGGAAAGACCAGTACGCGGCAACCATCCATGAGCAGTGGTCCAAAATGGGGCTGTCGCTCGATTACACCCGCGAACGGTTCACGCTGGACGAGGGACTGTCCAAGGCGGTGCGCGAGGTATTCGTCAAGCTGTACGAAAAGGGCCTGATCTACCGCGGCAAGCGCATCATCAACTGGGACCCTGCGGCCCGCACGGCCCTGTCCGATATTGAAGTGGAGTACAAGGAAGTCAACGGCCATCTCTATCATCTGCGTTATCCCCTTAAGGACGGCAGCGGCTCTATCACCGTGGCGACCACGCGTCCGGAGACGATGCTGGGCGATACGGCGGTTGCGGTGCATCCGGAGGATGAGCGCTACAAAGATATGATCGGCAAGACGCTGATTCTTCCAATCATCGGCCGCGAGATTCCGGTCATTGCCGATGAGTATGTTGAAAAAGAATTCGGCAGCGGCGCGGTTAAAATTACGCCTGCCCATGACCCGAACGACTTCGAGGTCGGCCAGCGCCACAATCTGCCGCAGATCGTCGTCATGGACGAGAGCGGCACGATGAACGCCGAAGCGGGGCCTTACCAGGGCCAGGACCGCAGCGAATGCCGCAAGAACATTACCGCCGACCTGAAAGAACAGGGCGTGCTCATCTCCATTGAGGACCATGTCCATCAGGTGGGACACAGCGAGCGCTCCGGCGCCGTGGTTGAGCCTTATTTATCGACGCAGTGGTTCGTGGCGATGCAGCCCCTCGCCGAAGCGGCGATCCAGGCGCAAAAAGACGGCAGCGGCGTGAACTTTGTGCCGGACCGGTTCGAGAAGATATATCTGCACTGGATCGAAAATGTGCGCGATTGGTGTATTTCCCGCCAGCTCTGGTGGGGCCACCGCATTCCGGCCTGGTATTCCGAATCCACCGGCGAGATGGTTGTCGCCCGCGACGAAGAGGAAGCGCGCCGGATCAGCGGCCTGGACGATCTGAAGCAGGACGAGGATGTGCTGGATACGTGGTTCAGCTCGGGCCTGTGGCCGTTCTCCACGCTCGGCTGGCCGGATGACAGCGCAGATTTGAAACGCTATTACCCGACTGACGTGCTCGTGACGGGTTACGATATCATCTATTTCTGGGTGGCGCGGATGATCTTCACGGCGCTGGAATTTACCGGCGAGAAGCCGTTCTCCGACGTGCTGATTCACGGCCTTGTCCGCGACTCGGAAGGACGGAAGATGTCCAAGTCGCTCGGCAACGGCGTCGATCCGCTCGAAGTCATCGAGAAATACGGCGCCGACGCCATGCGCTATATGATTTCCACAGGCAGCACGCCGGGACAGGACCTGCGTTTCCGCTGGGAGAAGGTCGAACAGGCGCGTAATTTTGCGAACAAGATCTGGAACGCCTCGCGCTTTGCGCTGATGAATCTGGAAGGCGTGTCCTTTGGGGATATCGACATTTCCGGCAAGCTTGGCACCGCCGACCGCTGGATTTTGCACCGCCTGAACGAAACTTCCCGCGATATTTCGCGTCTCATTAATGCATATGACTTTGGCGAGACCGGACGTCTCCTGTACAATTTCATTTGGGATGATCTCTGCGACTGGTATATCGAGTTCGCGAAGCTTTCCCTGTACGGCTCGGACGCCGCCGCCAAACGCAGCACGCAATCCGTACTGGCTTATGTGCTCGACCGCACGATGCGCCTGATCCACCCGTTCATGCCGTACATTTCGGAGGAAATCTGGCAGCATCTGCCGCATGAGGGCGAGACGATTACGCTGGCCGCATGGCCGGAATATGATGCTGCGCTTGAGAATCCGGATGCGGTGGCCGAAATGAATCTGTTGATGGATATGATCCGCGCCGTGCGCAATATCCGGGCCGAAGTGAATGTGCCGATGAGCAAAAAGGTCGAGCTGATCGTCAAGGCGGGAAGCGAAGAGACGCTGGCTATTATCGAGCGGAACAACGCCTACATCAGCCGTTTTGCCAATACCTCCTCTTTCGAGGCGGGCCTGAATCCGGACGCTCCGGAGAAGGTCATGTCCGCCGTTGTGACGGGGGCCGAGCTGCTGCTGCCGCTGTCTGGTCTGATCGATATTGAGCAGGAAATCGCCCGGCTTGAAAAAGAGGTGCAGACGCTGAACAGCGAAGTGGAACGCGTGGAGAAAAAGCTCGGCAACCCTGGCTTCGTAGCCAAGGCGCCGGCCAAAGTCATCGAAGAGGAACGGGCCAAGCAGGCTGATTACTCGGCCAAACGCGAGAAAGTGCTGGCCCGTATCGCGGAGCTGAGAGGATAA
- a CDS encoding DUF559 domain-containing protein gives MNVEEAHAAFIEYHLRSRTGERKGRLERGHRDAERLFCHSIWWPLQGNFNNLHPEYEVLDWRGLSYFCDFAWLTPFAKLIIEIKGFGPHVTDMDRKKYCNELNRETFLTAMGFQVISFAYDDVAHHPERTITLLRMVLSRYQSESSPVNLNSVAEREIIRLACMLARPLRPIDVETHLSINHRTAVRMLQALCEKGWFTAATGAAGKHIVRYELQRGAMNQMLQKT, from the coding sequence ATGAATGTTGAGGAAGCGCATGCAGCATTTATCGAATACCATTTGCGGAGCAGAACGGGAGAACGAAAAGGCCGTCTGGAGCGGGGACACCGTGATGCAGAGAGGTTGTTTTGCCACAGCATATGGTGGCCGCTTCAAGGAAACTTCAATAATTTGCATCCGGAATACGAAGTATTGGATTGGCGGGGGCTATCCTATTTCTGCGATTTTGCCTGGCTTACGCCGTTTGCGAAGCTGATCATCGAAATTAAAGGTTTCGGTCCCCACGTCACGGACATGGACAGAAAAAAATATTGCAACGAACTGAACCGGGAAACTTTTTTAACGGCGATGGGTTTCCAGGTCATTTCTTTTGCCTATGACGACGTCGCTCATCATCCTGAACGAACGATCACGCTTCTGCGCATGGTGCTTAGCCGTTATCAGTCCGAGTCTTCTCCGGTTAACCTGAACAGTGTAGCGGAACGGGAAATCATCCGTCTGGCCTGTATGCTCGCCCGCCCCCTTCGCCCCATCGATGTGGAGACTCATTTAAGCATCAACCATCGCACAGCCGTTCGAATGCTGCAAGCACTTTGCGAGAAAGGATGGTTTACTGCTGCAACCGGAGCGGCGGGCAAACATATAGTGCGGTACGAGCTGCAGCGAGGCGCGATGAACCAAATGTTGCAGAAAACCTGA
- a CDS encoding GntR family transcriptional regulator: protein MIITLDFKSETPIYMQLRNAVVVAIRRGDLKDGEKLPTIRQLAEELGINAMTVNKAYAILKNEGFISIDRRHGATVTRPEGGRAEYREKLEQELTLVISEASLKGVGRKEFLDTCADIFAALAAGQPSIAE from the coding sequence ATGATCATAACGCTTGATTTCAAGAGTGAGACGCCTATTTACATGCAGCTTCGCAATGCGGTGGTCGTGGCTATCCGCAGGGGCGATTTGAAGGACGGTGAGAAACTGCCGACGATCCGGCAGCTGGCAGAGGAGCTCGGGATTAACGCGATGACGGTAAATAAAGCCTACGCAATTTTGAAGAACGAAGGATTCATTTCGATTGACCGCAGGCACGGAGCTACGGTAACAAGGCCCGAGGGCGGACGCGCAGAGTACAGAGAGAAGCTGGAACAGGAACTGACTCTCGTTATCAGCGAAGCCAGCCTAAAGGGAGTGGGCCGGAAGGAATTCCTCGATACCTGCGCGGATATTTTCGCAGCGCTCGCCGCTGGACAACCTTCGATTGCAGAATAG
- a CDS encoding LysM peptidoglycan-binding domain-containing protein, with amino-acid sequence MFDQSHGLRFDIYERIHLSQDLPGIAELEEVELLPDIQVIQREDRAELRGQLLLTGLYRSEDDRTHRLEHSIPVEITVPLARVSSLDEIGVEIENFDIDLLTMRSVNITGVLSLRGIGGAEAVPAWQSGEFTVAYSPDEGDRALSGKANAPAEGAEGLYENSLWTFGEGATEDAVQEREQTEAFSAAQAFPGITEDEDGDESPSLDLEEDRYAEIHTESGQPFSIEQKTELGGHRKTAESWSHFATGGTNAGGGSPFAGDRTAAADTADIAAADGAESADIADVSDAGSFDSLAAANGASEEEQLAQDAGSLSETALSPEEKHDLKIALGSKKDTGEQAKEHLSFSSLLSSSRSHSENEEALAEKAVSEAAAITAAESSEDTEWKSRFMRNKDGEGAFRKVRLCIVQREETLDTIAEKYQLSARELVLYNRLPGQAVEEGQVIYIP; translated from the coding sequence GTGTTTGACCAGTCCCACGGCCTGCGGTTTGATATTTACGAACGCATTCACCTGTCTCAAGACCTTCCGGGGATAGCCGAACTGGAAGAGGTTGAGCTGCTGCCGGATATTCAGGTCATTCAGCGTGAAGACCGGGCGGAGCTGCGCGGACAGCTGCTGCTGACCGGCCTTTACCGGAGCGAAGATGACCGGACCCACCGTTTGGAGCACTCCATTCCGGTTGAAATCACGGTGCCGCTGGCCCGGGTCAGCTCGCTTGATGAGATCGGTGTGGAAATTGAAAATTTCGATATCGACCTGCTGACAATGCGCAGTGTGAATATTACCGGTGTGCTGTCGCTGCGCGGAATCGGAGGGGCGGAGGCGGTTCCCGCCTGGCAGAGCGGAGAATTTACCGTTGCTTATTCGCCGGATGAGGGAGACAGAGCTTTATCCGGAAAGGCCAATGCCCCGGCGGAGGGAGCGGAGGGATTGTATGAAAATTCCCTTTGGACTTTCGGGGAAGGAGCAACGGAGGATGCCGTCCAGGAACGGGAGCAGACGGAAGCATTCAGTGCCGCTCAAGCGTTTCCGGGAATCACGGAGGATGAAGACGGCGATGAATCGCCCAGTTTGGATCTGGAGGAGGACCGGTATGCCGAGATTCATACGGAGAGCGGCCAACCGTTCAGCATTGAACAAAAGACGGAACTTGGCGGCCACCGGAAGACTGCGGAAAGCTGGAGCCATTTTGCCACGGGCGGCACGAACGCAGGCGGCGGCAGTCCGTTTGCCGGCGACCGGACTGCCGCTGCGGACACGGCGGATATTGCGGCGGCGGACGGCGCAGAGAGTGCGGATATCGCAGACGTTTCAGACGCGGGTTCCTTCGATTCCCTCGCTGCGGCCAACGGCGCTTCGGAGGAAGAACAGCTTGCGCAGGACGCCGGCAGCCTCTCGGAGACGGCCTTGTCCCCGGAGGAGAAGCATGATCTGAAGATCGCTCTCGGCAGCAAAAAGGACACCGGCGAGCAGGCCAAGGAGCACCTGAGCTTCTCTTCCCTGTTGTCCTCCAGCCGCTCGCACAGCGAGAATGAGGAAGCTCTGGCGGAAAAAGCCGTCTCCGAAGCTGCTGCGATTACTGCGGCGGAATCGTCTGAGGATACCGAGTGGAAGAGCCGATTCATGAGGAACAAGGACGGGGAGGGGGCCTTCCGCAAGGTTCGTCTCTGCATTGTGCAGCGCGAGGAGACGCTGGATACGATTGCGGAGAAATATCAGCTCAGCGCCCGCGAACTGGTTCTGTATAACCGGCTGCCCGGCCAGGCGGTGGAGGAGGGGCAGGTCATTTATATTCCGTAA
- the greA gene encoding transcription elongation factor GreA — MANKEDEIILTPEGFAQLDEELKELKTVKRKELAQRLKVAISYGDLKENSEYHSAKDDQAFMETRIKQLENMMKHARVVSADSLDVSSVVIGSLVVLNDIEFSEKVEYRIVSPAEADVAQSKISYESPLGKELIGKKAGSVIKVDAPAGVIEYELLEIRLV; from the coding sequence ATGGCGAACAAAGAAGATGAAATTATCCTGACTCCGGAGGGCTTTGCCCAATTGGACGAAGAGCTTAAAGAGCTTAAAACGGTCAAACGCAAGGAGCTGGCCCAGCGCCTGAAAGTGGCGATCAGCTATGGCGACCTTAAGGAAAACAGCGAATACCACTCCGCTAAAGACGATCAAGCGTTCATGGAGACGCGGATCAAGCAGCTTGAGAACATGATGAAGCACGCCCGCGTTGTCAGTGCGGACAGTCTGGACGTTTCGTCTGTCGTCATTGGGTCGCTCGTCGTACTGAATGATATCGAGTTCTCCGAGAAAGTCGAATACCGGATTGTGAGCCCCGCCGAAGCCGATGTAGCCCAGAGTAAAATTTCGTACGAAAGTCCCCTGGGCAAAGAGCTTATCGGCAAAAAAGCCGGCAGTGTCATCAAGGTGGATGCGCCTGCAGGCGTAATTGAGTATGAGCTGCTGGAAATCCGGCTGGTCTGA
- a CDS encoding RluA family pseudouridine synthase has protein sequence MPGRSVTSAEDKGEAIDRWLKETVGMPDKLLSRLRREDGIQWRGDRLRLALFPPREPGIEPVWHELEVLHEDDFCLVVHKPAGMAVHPDGSGNGVTLDHAVAAHYAASCENCAVRHIHRLDRETTGPVLYAKNEFAQAILDEAMRDKVISRRYAAIVKGEVPKSLTVIDQPIGRDRHHAGRRRVSPGGQAAVTRIVGREVWQGASLLHIELETGRTHQIRVHLSHVGHPLYGDALYGGPKAPEVQGNRPLNRQALHGEALRFAHPWSGEELDIVDPWPDDMLLLRNVLGGGIG, from the coding sequence ATGCCCGGCCGCAGTGTGACCTCCGCCGAGGACAAAGGCGAGGCCATTGACCGGTGGCTGAAGGAGACGGTCGGAATGCCGGACAAGCTGCTGTCCCGGCTTCGCCGCGAGGACGGCATCCAGTGGAGAGGGGACCGGCTGCGGCTGGCCCTTTTTCCGCCCAGGGAACCGGGGATTGAACCGGTCTGGCATGAGCTTGAAGTGCTGCACGAGGACGACTTCTGCCTCGTCGTTCACAAGCCTGCCGGGATGGCGGTGCATCCCGACGGAAGCGGGAACGGCGTGACGCTGGATCATGCGGTCGCCGCCCATTACGCCGCCTCCTGCGAGAATTGCGCCGTCCGGCATATTCACCGTTTGGACAGGGAGACGACCGGACCGGTGCTGTACGCGAAGAATGAATTTGCGCAGGCGATTCTGGATGAGGCGATGCGGGACAAGGTGATTTCCCGCCGGTATGCCGCCATAGTCAAGGGAGAGGTGCCGAAATCGCTGACTGTGATCGATCAGCCGATTGGACGCGACCGCCATCATGCCGGACGACGGAGGGTATCCCCCGGCGGTCAGGCGGCGGTGACCCGGATTGTCGGCCGCGAGGTGTGGCAGGGAGCATCTCTGCTGCATATCGAGCTGGAGACGGGCCGGACGCACCAGATCCGGGTGCATTTAAGCCATGTGGGCCATCCCCTATACGGAGACGCACTGTACGGCGGGCCGAAGGCGCCGGAAGTTCAGGGGAACCGTCCGCTGAACCGGCAGGCGCTGCACGGGGAAGCCCTGCGCTTTGCGCATCCATGGAGCGGGGAAGAGCTTGACATTGTCGATCCCTGGCCGGACGATATGCTGCTGCTGCGGAACGTTCTTGGCGGCGGCATCGGGTAA
- the hemL gene encoding glutamate-1-semialdehyde 2,1-aminomutase, with protein MGKESLARREEASRAAFEEAKNYIPGGVNSPVRAFKSVGLTPIYVERGEGSRIYDIDGNSFIDYVCSWGPLIMGHAHPEVVKALQETAVRGTSFGAPTLIETEMAKTVVERVDSVDIVRMVNSGTEATMSAIRLARGYTGRSKILKFEGSYHGHGDSLLIKAGSGVATLGLPDSPGVPEGIASNTIAVPYNDLESVKLAFERYGSDIAAVIVEPIAGNMGVVPPAPGFLEGLRKVTTGYGALLIFDEVMTGFRVNRGCAQGLFGIKPDLTCFGKVIGGGLPVGAYGGSREIMEQIAPSGPIYQAGTLSGNPLAMAAGLTTLKLLTPEVYDRLETLGARLEEGLKANAEETGVPLTVNRVGSMVCPFFTAGPVTNYETAKGSDVNRFRAYFGEMLERGISVPPSQFEGMFISAAHTEQDIDDTLEAHRAALKTL; from the coding sequence ATGGGCAAGGAGAGCTTGGCCCGGAGGGAGGAAGCTTCCCGGGCAGCCTTTGAAGAGGCGAAGAACTACATTCCCGGCGGGGTGAACAGCCCGGTCCGGGCGTTCAAATCGGTCGGGTTGACACCGATCTACGTGGAACGCGGGGAAGGCTCCCGGATTTACGATATCGACGGGAACAGCTTTATTGATTACGTCTGCTCCTGGGGACCGCTCATTATGGGCCATGCCCATCCGGAAGTAGTCAAGGCTCTGCAGGAAACGGCGGTCAGAGGAACGAGCTTTGGAGCGCCTACGCTGATCGAGACGGAAATGGCCAAGACGGTCGTGGAACGCGTTGATTCAGTGGATATCGTACGGATGGTCAACTCCGGCACGGAAGCGACTATGAGCGCGATCCGGCTGGCCCGCGGGTATACGGGCAGAAGCAAAATCCTGAAATTCGAAGGCTCCTATCACGGCCATGGCGACAGCCTGCTGATCAAGGCCGGCTCAGGCGTCGCGACGCTCGGGCTGCCGGACAGCCCGGGAGTGCCGGAAGGGATAGCCTCGAATACAATCGCGGTGCCGTACAACGACCTGGAATCGGTCAAGCTGGCTTTCGAGCGGTATGGCAGCGATATCGCCGCGGTTATCGTGGAGCCGATTGCCGGGAATATGGGCGTCGTTCCGCCGGCTCCCGGATTTTTGGAAGGCCTGCGCAAGGTGACAACGGGCTATGGAGCCTTGCTTATTTTTGACGAGGTTATGACCGGCTTCCGCGTGAACCGGGGCTGCGCGCAGGGCCTGTTCGGCATCAAGCCGGACCTGACCTGCTTCGGCAAGGTCATCGGCGGCGGACTTCCCGTCGGTGCCTATGGCGGAAGCCGGGAGATTATGGAGCAAATCGCCCCATCCGGTCCGATCTACCAGGCGGGCACGCTCAGCGGCAATCCGCTGGCGATGGCGGCGGGTCTTACGACGCTGAAGCTGCTGACACCGGAAGTTTACGACCGGTTGGAAACCCTGGGCGCGCGGCTGGAAGAAGGGCTCAAAGCGAATGCGGAGGAGACCGGAGTTCCGCTGACCGTTAACCGCGTCGGCTCGATGGTGTGCCCGTTCTTTACGGCGGGGCCGGTAACCAATTACGAAACGGCGAAGGGCAGCGACGTGAACCGTTTCCGCGCCTACTTCGGCGAGATGCTGGAACGCGGAATCAGCGTGCCTCCTTCGCAATTTGAGGGTATGTTTATTTCCGCGGCCCACACCGAGCAGGATATCGACGATACGCTTGAGGCTCACCGTGCGGCCCTGAAGACGCTGTGA
- the hemB gene encoding porphobilinogen synthase: MSFPITRHRRLRSSAGIRGMVRETVLNPLDLIQPIFVTYATGIKREIGSMPGVYHFSLDTLKEEVDEIVSLGIPAVLLFGIPETKDAVGSSGFDEYGIVQEATRLIKQWYPDLLVVADTCLCEFTDHGHCGMVHTHTVDGTLHGDVMNDASLELLTRTAVSQAKAGADIIAPSNMMDGFVQAIRAGLDEAGFEHVPIMSYSVKYASAFYGPFREAADSAPQFGDRKTYQMDPANVREAIREAESDVLEGADMLMVKPALAYMDVIRVIRDQFDLPLVAYNVSGEYSMVKAAAQQGWINEKAIVLELLTGLKRAGADTIITYHAKDAVRWLRGE; this comes from the coding sequence ATGAGCTTTCCGATTACGCGGCACCGCCGCTTGCGGTCTTCCGCCGGAATTCGCGGAATGGTGCGCGAGACGGTGCTGAATCCGCTTGATTTGATACAGCCTATCTTTGTTACGTATGCAACCGGGATCAAACGGGAGATCGGCTCCATGCCGGGCGTCTATCATTTCTCGCTCGATACGCTGAAGGAGGAAGTGGATGAAATTGTCTCTCTCGGCATACCGGCGGTACTGCTGTTCGGCATTCCCGAGACGAAGGACGCCGTCGGCTCCTCCGGGTTCGACGAGTACGGAATCGTGCAGGAGGCGACACGCTTAATCAAGCAGTGGTATCCAGATCTGCTCGTTGTCGCCGATACCTGTCTGTGCGAGTTCACGGACCACGGCCACTGTGGCATGGTGCATACCCATACCGTGGACGGCACCCTGCACGGGGATGTGATGAACGATGCTTCGCTTGAGCTGCTGACCCGCACGGCGGTATCGCAGGCGAAGGCCGGAGCGGATATCATCGCGCCGTCGAACATGATGGACGGGTTCGTCCAGGCGATCCGCGCCGGGCTTGACGAGGCCGGGTTCGAGCATGTGCCGATCATGTCCTATTCGGTCAAGTACGCTTCCGCGTTCTACGGTCCGTTCCGCGAGGCTGCGGATTCGGCGCCGCAGTTCGGCGACCGGAAGACGTACCAGATGGACCCCGCGAATGTGCGCGAAGCGATCCGCGAAGCGGAGAGCGACGTGCTGGAAGGCGCGGATATGCTGATGGTGAAGCCCGCGCTCGCTTATATGGATGTCATTCGCGTGATCCGCGACCAGTTCGATCTTCCGCTCGTCGCTTATAACGTCAGCGGCGAATACTCAATGGTCAAGGCGGCTGCACAGCAGGGCTGGATCAATGAGAAGGCGATTGTACTGGAGCTTCTGACGGGCCTTAAGCGCGCAGGCGCCGATACGATCATTACGTACCATGCCAAGGACGCGGTCCGCTGGCTGCGCGGGGAGTAA